GAGGGGGGGGGTTCGTCGCCGGCACGGCGGTAAGGCGCGCGAAGTGCCGGTTGAGCGACGCGCCGCGGTCGGAAGAGGCGGTCGACGAGGCGCAGGGCGTCGTCGTGCGTGAGCGAGGCAGGGCAGGTGGACTTGCCGGCGCCGTTGCGGCCGATGACGCCGACGACCTCGCCGGGGCGCACGTCGAAGCTGATGTCGCGGAGCGCCCAGAAATCGGACGGCGCGGGGCGGGCGTCGAGATCGGCGGCGCGCACGACGCCGTTGCGGCGGGGACGCAGCCGGGCGAAAAGGCGCTGCACCTCGTCGCGAAAGCTGCTCATGCCGATCACGCCGAGTCGGTATTTCTTGGAGACGTTTTTAACCTCGATGATGGGTTGGCTCATTTGTTGAAAAAGGGTCAGCGGACTGCGCGTATGCGGAAAAGGTGGCGGAAGTGGCGGGCGCTTTCCCAAAGGGCGAGGTAACGGGTGAGGGGGCGGGCGAATTCGTCGCCGGCACGGCGGTAAGGCGCGCGGAAGTGCCGGTTGAGCGACGCGCCGCGGTCGGAGAGGAGGCGGTCGACGAGGCGCAGGGCGTCGTCGTGCGTGAGCGAGGGCAGGGCGGAGGCGCCGGACGAGGTCGCGGCGGTTTTGGAGAGGCAGATGTTGGCGGCGGCGATGGTGCTGGTTTGGTAGGCGAGGTAAGGGCGGAGAAAGCGGGGGTCGTCGCGGAGGTAGGCGCGGGCGAGGTCGGGGCCGAGGATGCCGACATTGGTGATGAGGGGGAAATCGACGACGCGGCGGAGACCCTCGAGAAAGTCGGTGCCGATGACGAGCGGGCCGGGCGAGGGCGAGCGGAGGAGCGTGCGGTGCGCGCAATCGAGGTAGAAATCGATGAGGCGCTGGTCGCGGCAGAAGAGCGAGACGGAGTTGTTGACGGTGAGCTTGAACTGGGGGCGCCCGAAGACGACGGAGTGTATCCAGATTTCGCGGCAGAAGGCATAGCCGGTGGTTTGCGCGAGATCGAAACGGACGGGATCGAAGACCAGCGCGTCGGCATCGATCCAGATCGCGCGGTCGTAGCCTTCGCCAAGCAGTTCACGGGCGACGGCGAGACGGGCGTAGTCGGAGAGGACGCATTTGTGCGCCGAGGCCTGCGGGCGGATGTCGTCGGGGACGCGATCGAAGAACGTGTCGTCGTAGAAGCGGTAGTCGTAGCCCTTTTGCCCGGCCCAGCGCCGGACGGAATCCATGCACGCGGCGATCCACGGGGGAACGCCGTCGGTGCGAAAGGACTGGTAGATGACGGTGGGCATTTCTCAGGACGGGTTCAGACCGTGTCCACGACGGTTCTTGCGGTGCGCTGAAAGAGGAACAGGCCGGCGAGGAAGACGAGAAGGCTCACGCCGAAGGAGATCGCGTAGCCGACGGGGGCGAAGGTGCCCGCGCCCATGAGCGCGAGGCGGAAGCCGTCGGTGACCAGGGTCATGGGGTTGAGGAGCGCGAGCCACTGCCAGTCGGCGGGAAGCTTTTCGAGGAGCTTGGAGAGCGGGTAGATGACGGGCGTGGCATACATCCAGAGCTGCACGACGAAGCCGGAGAGGTGGTGGAAGTCGCGATACTTCGCGGTGAGGCCGGAAAAGAGCATGCCGGTGCCGACGCCGAGCAGGCCCATGTTGAGGATGAAGACCGGGACCAGGGCGAGGAGCGGTCCGGGGGCGAGATGGTCGGCGCGCCCGGTGAGTTTGTAGATGACGTAAACGGCGAGGAAGGTGCAGAGCTGGATCGCCAGGGTGAAGAGGTGCGAGATGGAGAGGGCGAAGGGAACGATGACGCGGGGGAAATAGACCTTGCCGAAGAGGTGGGCGTTGCCGGTGAAGGTGTGGCTGGTCGAGTTGAGGACGTTGGAAAAATAGGTCCAGGGCACGAGGCCGCAGAGGTAAAAGAGGATGGGATTGATGCCGTCGGTGGTGATGCCGATCATGCGGCCGAACACGAGGGTGAAGACGACCGTGGTGATGAGGGGATTGATGATGAACCAGAGCGGGCCGAGGACGGTTTGCTTGTATTTGGAGACGAAGTCGCGGCGGACCAGCAGATAGAGCAGGTCGCGATAATGGAGCAGGCTCTGCCAGTCGAGGCCGAGCCAGTTCTGGTTCGGGCGGATGCGGATTTCGGCGGGTGCTGATTTGGCGAGGGACATGGAGAGAATGCGGATTTCGGAACGGGGCGCGGCCGCGCCATTTTGTAGTTGAATTATTGATACTTGTGGCCCGCCGCCGGTCACTTCACCGCGGCGGCCTCCTCCTCCTGGTAGGCTTTGTAGTAATCGGAACCGTAGGCCCCGTAGCCGTCGTAGCCGTAGTTCATGATCGAGGCGTGGGGCATCCGGTTCAGCACCACGCCGAGGATGGAGATGCCGGACTCGGTGAACTTGGAGAGCGTCTTTTTGATCAGCTTACGCCGCACGGTGCGGAAGCGGCAGACATAGACGAGCTCGGCGCAGAAGCGGGAGAGCAGCAGCGCGTCGGGGAAGACGGCGGCGGGCGGCGTGTCGATGATGATCACCTCGTAACTTTTGGAGAGTTTGTTGAAGAGCTCCGAATGCGCGATCTGGTCGATGATCTCGGTCGGGTTCTTGATGGCGTGCCCGGCGGGGAGGAGGTGGAGGTTGTTCTCGACGGTGGCGATGCCGAGGGTGGCGAGATCGAGCGGTGTGTCGGCGCCGTCGTCGGGATGCGCGCGCAGCCAGGAGAGAAGGCCGGTGCCCGGTGCGGTGCCGAAATAGCGCCGGAGCGAGGGGCGGCGGAAGTCGCAATCGACGAGAAGCGTGCGGCGTCCGTGCGCGGCGAAGACCGCCGCCATGTTCGAGGCGGTGAGGCTCTTGCCCTCGCCGGGGACGGAGCTCGTGATGAGGATGCGCTTGGGAAAGGGGACGGGGGAGCGGATTTCGATCTCGGAGAAGATGCCCCGGTAGGCCTCGGCGAGGGCGTCGTCCTTGTGCAGGCGGAAGACGTTCGGGCGCTCGGCCTCGGTCAGCTTTTTCATCGTCTTGATGCCCCCGAGGAGGGGGTGGTCGAGGCCGGTCTCGACGTCGTGCGAGGATTTCACGCGTGTATCCATCAATCCGATACCAATGGGCAGGCCGAGGAAAAGGATGAAGCCGAACGCGCCGGCCTGGAGCAGGATCTGGCTGGACGGGCTGTTGGAGGGAGCGCCGGGGACGAGGGCCTTGTCGAGGACCTTGATGTTCACGTTCTCGAGCTGGCTGACGATGGTGGTCTCGTTGAGGCGGGAGAGGATGGAGTTGTAGGCCTGGCGCTTGCTGACGGCGTCCTCCTCGAGGAATTTGTAGTCGATGGTGATGCGGTCGAGATCCTGGGCCTGCTTCTCGGCGGCGGCGTATTCACTGCGCAGGCGCTGCTCGTGCTGCCGGGCGAGGTTGAGGCGGGCGTGAGTCTCGGCGATGGCGAGGTCGACGGCGGCGTCGAGGCGGGCCCTGGTGTCGGCGAGGGCGAGCGCGTTCTGGCGCATGCGGGGATGCTCCTCGAGGTAGCGCTCGGCGAGGGCGGTGCGCTCGGCGAGAATGTTTTCGTATTGGGTCTTGAGCGAGGCGACGTTGCCGAAGCCGATGATGGCGGAGATTTCGTAGAGGCTTTGGCCGCGCTTGCGGTAGTCCTCGATGAGCTGGATGAGGGTCTGGAGGGTGGTTTGCTCAAGCTGGGCCTGGGCGAGGTCGTTGCCGAGGAGCCCGACTTTCTGGCGGACGATGTTGGTGGCTTCGCCGAGGGCCGCCATGTTGTGCCGGGCGC
This genomic stretch from Termitidicoccus mucosus harbors:
- a CDS encoding ABC transporter permease — protein: MSLAKSAPAEIRIRPNQNWLGLDWQSLLHYRDLLYLLVRRDFVSKYKQTVLGPLWFIINPLITTVVFTLVFGRMIGITTDGINPILFYLCGLVPWTYFSNVLNSTSHTFTGNAHLFGKVYFPRVIVPFALSISHLFTLAIQLCTFLAVYVIYKLTGRADHLAPGPLLALVPVFILNMGLLGVGTGMLFSGLTAKYRDFHHLSGFVVQLWMYATPVIYPLSKLLEKLPADWQWLALLNPMTLVTDGFRLALMGAGTFAPVGYAISFGVSLLVFLAGLFLFQRTARTVVDTV
- a CDS encoding GumC family protein — translated: MSKPVQAQTRSTAHRSAARVPDQAQAGGNLAHFSPRNLLNMFLERWWIGLIAGAAIATVFILAQPKLAPVYRSEVKLLFEPQKDQVIGIKEVVDTTTTSNLQLNLHIEQMLSTTFYEYVQSSFSSAEIEQIQAPYRNPDNPSAPPPSLAGIIRPHINIYQQKGTTIVRIVVTNRDPEAAALIANRFSRKYIDFTVDKAMTSTNSAIIFLKNQSEEKRSEVESVERAMQDYRARHNMAALGEATNIVRQKVGLLGNDLAQAQLEQTTLQTLIQLIEDYRKRGQSLYEISAIIGFGNVASLKTQYENILAERTALAERYLEEHPRMRQNALALADTRARLDAAVDLAIAETHARLNLARQHEQRLRSEYAAAEKQAQDLDRITIDYKFLEEDAVSKRQAYNSILSRLNETTIVSQLENVNIKVLDKALVPGAPSNSPSSQILLQAGAFGFILFLGLPIGIGLMDTRVKSSHDVETGLDHPLLGGIKTMKKLTEAERPNVFRLHKDDALAEAYRGIFSEIEIRSPVPFPKRILITSSVPGEGKSLTASNMAAVFAAHGRRTLLVDCDFRRPSLRRYFGTAPGTGLLSWLRAHPDDGADTPLDLATLGIATVENNLHLLPAGHAIKNPTEIIDQIAHSELFNKLSKSYEVIIIDTPPAAVFPDALLLSRFCAELVYVCRFRTVRRKLIKKTLSKFTESGISILGVVLNRMPHASIMNYGYDGYGAYGSDYYKAYQEEEAAAVK
- a CDS encoding ATP-binding cassette domain-containing protein; translation: MSQPIIEVKNVSKKYRLGVIGMSSFRDEVQRLFARLRPRRNGVVRAADLDARPAPSDFWALRDISFDVRPGEVVGVIGRNGAGKSTCPASLTHDDALRLVDRLFRPRRVAQPALRAPYRRAGDEPPPSPVTSPFGKAPPLPPPFRIRAVR